A genomic window from Purpureocillium takamizusanense chromosome 2, complete sequence includes:
- a CDS encoding uncharacterized protein (COG:S~EggNog:ENOG503PZVD) yields the protein MNEWPLSKSVLRQRPAVLGGPKRSQLHYVIPATSPNDLFCAVVASALANRYPVPFVIGWKGEGEFDAKAAHIAKIRTIKRYLDTLPNGGEDDDLIMVGDGLDVIAQLPVEIMIERYFQLVSDADARLADRFGISVEEAHSRGLRQTLVWGADKMCWPPLYEEAQCSAIPASNLAHNALGPKTGNGDFVYADPKFLNSGSVIGPLGDLRNFINAGIAEMEATFDPEFEYHNSDQVYLARLFGRQELSRDQRVIRAHNSDVLGSHSNTDFESSNATEHHVTIDYESALFQTGCYFDRWMHDLDFNNSDNTATVSEDVFDQGETFKPYLVQMPANVYQSLLRIYNSIAGHQSLSAQEWIGSLKLATNVVSKNIFGSYHATCNKRRLLDRFRSFWFHPFIQPLMTAAFRDTHTGQLITEKLINGREWVYKTSYPADASSTDQLGGVFTDFEAESFISYTTLCSQHLNIFNQTH from the exons ATGAACGAG TGGCCGCTGAGCAAGTCCGTGCTAAGGCAAAGACCGGCAGTGCTTGGAGGACCCAAGAGATCTCAGCTGCACTACGTGATCCCGGCCACCTCGCCAAACGATCTCTTCTGCGCCGTTGTCGCATCGGCTCTCGCCAACAGATACCCCGTACCTTTTGTCATAGGCTggaagggggagggcgagTTCGACGCAAAAGCCGCGCACATTGCCAAGATACGGACGATCAAACGATACCTCGACACGTTACCTAacggcggcgaagatgaCGATCTAATCATGGTCGgagacggcctcgacgttaTAGCTCAGCTTCCCGTCGAGATTATGATCGAACGTTATTTCCAACTTGTTTCGGACGCCGATGCTCGCCTCGCGGACCGTTTCGGTATCAGTGTCGAAGAAGCTCACAGCCGTGGGTTACGGCAAACACTTGTCTGGGGTGCTGATAAGATGTGTTGGCCACCGTTGTATGAAGAGGCTCAGTGCTCGGCTATCCCTGCATCGAACCTCGCACACAACGCACTTGGTCCCAAAACGGGCAACGGGGATTTTGTCTACGCAGACCCCAAATTTCTCAATTCGGGCTCTGTTATCGGCCCCTTGGGTGACTTGCGCAACTTCATTAATGCTGGTATAGCTGAAATGGAAGCGACATTTGATCCCGAATTCGAATATCACAACTCGGACCAGGTGTACCTCGCCAGACTCTTCGGACGCCAAGAACTTTCTCGAGACCAACGAGTCATTCGCGCGCATAACTCAGACGTCCTAGGATCCCATTCGAACACAGATTTCGAATCCTCGAATGCAACGGAGCACCACGTCACCATCGATTACGAATCGGCTCTTTTCCAAACCGGATGCTACTTTGATAGATGGATGCATGACCTCGATTTCAACAACTCAGATAATACCGCAACTGTTTCGGAAGATGTGTTTGACCAGGGCGAAACATTCAAGCCATATCTAGTTCAGATGCCCGCCAACGTCTACCAGTCCCTGCTCCGAATTTACAACTCGATCGCTGGGCATCAATCTCTGTCCGCACAAGAGTGGATTGGAAGTCTGAAGTTGGCTACCAATGTCGTTTCTAAGAATATCTTCGGGTCCTACCACGCAACATGCAACAAAAGGAGACTCCTTGACCGGTTCAGATCCTTTTGGTTTCACCCGTTCATACAACCattgatgacggcggcctttCGGGACACCCACACCGGCCAGCTCATCACAGAAAAGCTGATTAACGGCCGTGAGTGGGTGTACAAGACATCGTATCCGGCGGATGCAAGCAGTACGGACCAGCTGGGTGGGGTGTTTACCGACTTCGAGGCTGAGAGCTTTATATCCTACACAACCCTCTGCTCGCAACATTTGAACATTTTCAACCAGACACATTAG
- a CDS encoding uncharacterized protein (COG:E~EggNog:ENOG503P1BT) codes for MAQLLKSYLGLGRATTADDDSAPVRALPASWYTSQEMYELERRAIFSKKWLLTTHKHRIPERGDWIRYDVAGFDFIICQDRDGNINAFHNVCRHRAFPIVTEDKGNNFMFSCKYHGWSYGLNGKLAKAPGYQDMPGFDKSKNNLLPVHVHVDDKGFIWVNLDGGAKPEISWEDDFAGIDKQTRFQYYNFDEYQFDHTWEMEGEYNWKILADNYNECYHCKTTHPDIPTIADLSSYWVETNGGHIQHFGSPTEEQIAKGFRVAATYYFPNSSLNISPHFFFIQRFVPSGPTTSAMRYEVYRNKNSSDEDFGVIDAMYKRIMSEDKYLCANAQKNLNAGVFVNGELHPKMEKGPLFFQKSVRDLVTSHHKREVEAGCEIWPARQTLPAATQASEDVNFCSAVDCCRIPKEITV; via the exons ATGGCGCAGTTGCTCAAGAGCTATCTAGGCCTGGGCCGGGCCACgactgccgacgacgacagtgCCCCAGTCAGGGCGCTACCGGCCTCATGGTATACATCCCAGGAGATGTATGAGCTGGAGAGGAGGGCCATCTTTTCCAAGAAGTGGCTTCTCACAACACACAAGCACCGGATCCCGGAACGCGGAGACTGGATACGGTATGATGTTGCTGGCTTCGACTTCATCATCTGCCAAGATCGTGATGGCAACATCAACGCCTTTCACAACGTCTGCAGACATCGCGCCTTTCCCATTGTCACTGAAGACAAGGGCAACAACTTCATGTTCTCCTGCAAGTACCACGGATGGTCGTACGGTCTCAACGGCAAGCTCGCCAAGGCACCAGGCTATCAAGACATGCCAGGCTTTGACAAGTCTAAGAACAACCTCTTGCCGGTACACGTTCATGTCGATGACAAGGGGTTCATTTGGGTGAatctcgatggcggcgcaaAGCCCGAGATTTCATGGGAGGATGActtcgccggcatcgacaaGCAGACCAGGTTTCAGTACTACAACTTTGATGAGTATCAGTTCGACCACACCTGGGAGATGGAAGGCGAGTACAACTGGAAGATTCTGGCGGACAACTACAACGAGTGCTACCACTGCAAGACAACACACCCCGACATCCCGACCATCGCGGATCTCAGCTCTTACTGGGTGGAGACCAATGGAGGACACATTCAACACTTTGGCAGTCCCACAGAAGAGCAAATCGCGAAGGGTTTCAGAGTAGCCGCGACCTATTACTTCCCTAACTCATCGTTGAACATCTC GCCGcacttcttcttcatccagAGGTTCGTCCCGAGCGGGCCGACAACATCGGCAATGAGGTATGAAGTCTACAGGAACAAGAACTCCAGCGATGAGGACTTTggcgtcatcgacgccatGTACAAGCGAATCATGTCCGAGGACAAGTACCTGTGCGCAAATGCACAGAAGAACCTGAATGCTGGCGTTTTTGTCAATGGAGAGCTGCACCCCAAGATGGAGAAGGGGCCGCTCTTCTTCCAGAAGTCGGTCCGGGATCTAGTTACGTCTCATCACAAGCGagaggtggaggcgggctgTGAGATATGGCCAGCTCGACAgacgctgccggcggcaacCCAGGCCAGCGAGGATGTCAACTTCTGCTCAGCGGTGGACTGCTGCAGAATCCCCAAGGAGATTACGGTTTGA
- a CDS encoding uncharacterized protein (EggNog:ENOG503NWWD~COG:E), producing the protein MSSETSSFLIIGAGVFGVSTAYHLIKKYPSASVTLVDRDAFDAESRVAASWDWNKCIRADYEDIVYCQLALEAQDVFTSDPLWMPYFHETGIYWICRGDYAKDVINNFKKLGRKVDISAFPISEARKMYDGLFDDADYSGATEVLINKTSGWAAAGDCLRAVTRKAIELGVQYVTAEASGLQLDKDGRCCGIKTTTGTALNASHVLLCTGAYTPKLLEFSAASSGLADLRAGSRIVAGGITTGMWKVDDKSYEKFASMPVGFQGYTADVGGFIGSLPPTKDREMKWWGQKIFKNTREVLPGRFISAPPNERDYAQWKVSGPLKEDIRYASHVFYGKKTANWTQEKHRICWDAFTSNGDFIISPHPAAKGLYVATCGSFHGYKFFPVLGKYIIQMLEGTLAPELAGRWAWDRERPDPSLNPEYPRVEMKDLLDVSAKL; encoded by the exons ATGTCCTCAGAAACGTCGTCGTTTCTCATCATTGGTGCAGGCGTCTTTGGAGTGTCCACGGCTTACCATTTAATCAAAAAGTATCCCAGTGCCTCGGTCACACTCGTGGACCGGGACGCATTCGACGCGGAAAGCCGTGTCGCCGCATCGTGGGACTGGAACAAGTGTATTCGTGCAGACTATGAGGACATCGTGTACTGCCAGCTAGCGCTGGAGGCACAAGATGTTTTCACGTCCGATCCGCTCTGGATGCCCTACTTTCATGAGACGGGGATATACTGGATTTGCCGCGGCGACTACGCCAAAGATGTCATCAACAACTTCAAAAAGCTTGGAAGAAAGGTCGACATTTCCGCATTCCCTATTTCTGAGGCCCGAAAGATGTACGACGGTCTCTTCGACGATGCAGATTACTCAGGCGCTACAGAGGTTCTCATCAACAAAACCAGTGGCTGGGCAGCTGCAGGAGACTGCTTACGCGCCGTAACGCGCAAGGCGATCGAGCTTGGCGTTCAGTATGTCACAGCCGAGGCCTCGGGCCTTCAGTTGGACAAGGACGGCCGCTGTTGCGGCATCAAGACAACGACAGGAACGGCATTGAACGCCTCACACGTCCTTCTCTGCACTGGCGCGTATACGCCCAAGCTCCTGGAGTTCAGTGCTGCAAGTAGCGGACTCGCCGATCTCCGTGCCGGATCAAGAATTGTTGCGGGTGGCATCACGACGGGAATGTGGAAAGTTGACGACAAATCCTACGAGAAGTTCGCATCCATGCCCGTGGGTTTTCAGGGCTACACTGCGGACGTAG GCGGCTTTATCGGAAGCCTGCCACCCACCAAAGATAGAGAGATGAAATGGTGGGGCCAGAAGATCTTCAAGAACACCCGAGAGGTCCTGCCGGGCAGATTTATTTCAGCGCCGCCTAATGAGCGAGACTACGCGCAGTGGAAGGTGTCCGGACCGCTCAAGGAAGACATTCGATACGCCAGCCATGTCTTCTACGGCAAGAAAACCGCAAACTGGACGCAAGAGAAACATCGCATCTGCTG GGATGCGTTCACCTCCAACGGCGACTTTATCATCTCACCGCACCCTGCCGCCAAGGGACTCTACGTCGCCACGTGTGGCTCCTTTCACGGCTACAAATTCTTCCCCGTGCTCGGCAAGTATATCATACAGATGTTGGAGGGAACGCTGGCCCCTGAGCTCGCGGGCAGGTGGGCGTGGGACCGAGAGCGACCAGATCCTTCCCTGAATCCCGAATATCCGCGGGTAGAGATGAAAGACTTGTTAGACGTATCTGCGAAACTCTAG
- a CDS encoding uncharacterized protein (EggNog:ENOG503P0FZ~COG:K), whose product MAQIPSSTIMAPPPPEDGASSRGRRRSHHACLNCRRKKTRCPGEKPACSSCLRLRQSCSYPAATRTSHGDRSDERLAHLEEKLDILLSGSLASSHATRQEHALEEAADTSEKSHSATPPGPELNRPQSHGRLPSVMPESDESSLRPSPSDIAVGVGLYFKYCHRQPIWCFSREDVSDYSTLPGELACSIMVLTSRFSEKRDQLQRYGDSAKHLVMLRLASGTVDLTTIESMCLLSYSSFIDGNFHLGQFHLGLAFQLCRTAMLDLESVYTVDDPNTERKKRLFWSLQLLEQFYGRQNGLLSIPTDRWRPYHTQSQSSDRGELDHKAPPLPRDELGCADPDESGIWNTSVHLAWVWSQVRKYVSNCAHNILKEPWRHDSMYAKVLSDFMEIENRIPICHRYDSAKFYKRKVEELKVNRDYWAPWLKEQFTYHAIPTVLNHPFLYIVGAQHNPNLAIPNTFWRRSSELALLHATWIARMIDMAVDKQVPLADPFFGHAAAIAATVHLYYCCAAAPRLKYKSNTDFVKCKRFLKRFVHTSAACKALDRNLDKMTRMAAGPESMDMEDWMPSKIYLSVPLMWEILQFSFTDDSHEASTAGLLDASLTPPVAADDASEGSTLEIIVATSPEISINTADGGQEAPTMSFKASSHSHSARDSPWSTYRDEDSLAFHFTPWLYADSSQFISMGDMGYYDTQPAMGESRSMAWWEGDNFSNIMFNHF is encoded by the exons ATGGCCCAGATTCCGTCAAGCAccatcatggcgccgccgccgccagaggaCGGGGCCAGCTCTCGCGGGAGACGGCGGTCTCACCACGCCTGCCTCAATTGCAG GCGAAAGAAGACGCGCTGTCCCGGCGAAAAGCCAGCCTGTTCCAGCTGTCTTCGGCTGAGGCAGTCTTGCTCGTATCCCGCTGCCACGCGAACATCGCACGGCGACCGATCG GACGAGAGGCTCGCGCACttggaggagaagctggaTATCCTTCTCAGCGGCAGCTT GGCGAGCAGCCATGCCACACGACAAGAACACGCACTcgaagaggccgccgacacgTCGGAAAAGTCACactcggccacgccgcctgGCCCTGAGCTCAACAGGCCCCAGAGCCATGGCCGTCTCCCCTCTGTGATGCCTGAGTCGGACGAGTCAAGTCTGCGGCCCAGCCCGTCGGACATTGCCGTTGGCGTTGGTCTTTACTTCAAGTACTGCCACAGGCAACCGATATGGTGCTTCTCGCGTGAAGATGTCAGCGACTACAGCACCCTCCCCGGAGAGCTTGCCTGCAGTATTATGGTACTGACGTCCCGGTTCTCAGAAAAACGGGACCAGCTGCAGCGTTACGGCGACAGCGCGAAGCATCTCGTCATGCTTCGCCTTGCAAGTGGCACGGTGGACCTGACCACCATTGAGAGCATGTGCCTGCTCTCCTACTCGTCTTTTATAG ATGGAAACTTTCACCTCGGCCAGTTtcatctcggcctcgcgtTCCAGCTTTGCCGGACAGCCATGCTGGACTTGGAGTCGGTGTATACCGTGGACGACCCAAACACagaaaggaagaagaggctcTTCTGGAGCCTTCAGCTTCTGGAACAGTTTTATGGCCGTCAGAATGGGCTCTTGAGCATCCCCACGGACAGATGGCGACCGTACCACACGCAATCGCAGAGCAGTGATCGAGGGGAGCTGGACCATAAGGCGCCACCGTTACCACGAGACGAGCTTGGGTGCGCAGACCCCGACGAGTCCGGGATCTGGAACACGAGCGTGCATCTGGCATGGGTCTGGAGCCAGGTGCGCAAGTACGTTTCCAACTGCGCCCACAACATTCTCAAGGAGCCGTGGCGCCACGACTCCATGTACGCCAAGGTGCTCTCCGATTTCATGGAAATTGAGAATAGGATCCCCATATGCCACCGCTACGACTCTGCCAAATTCTACAAGCGCAAGGTGGAAGAACTAAAGGTTAACCGGGACTACTGGGCGCCATGGCTGAAGGAGCAGTTTACATACCACGCCATCCCCACGGTCTTGAACCACCCGTTCCTGTACATTGTCGGCGCACAGCACAACCCCAACTTGGCCATTCCAAATACGTTTTGGAGGCGATCTTCCGAGCTGGCCCTCCTTCATGCCACATGGATTGCTCGCATGATCGACATGGCCGTCGACAAACAGGTGCCGCTCGCGGACCCCTTCTTTGGCCATgcggccgccatcgcagCCACAGTGCATCTGTACTACTGCTGTGCAGCCGCTCCCAGGCTCAAGTACAAGTCCAACACGGATTTCGTGAAGTGCAAGAGATTCCTGAAGCGATTCGTGCACACTTCTGCTGCCTGCAAGGCCCTG GATCGCAACCTCGATAAGATGACCCGAATGGCGGCGGGTCCTGAGAgcatggacatggaggaCTGGATGCCCTCGAAGATTTATCTCAGCGTGCCCCTGATGTGGGAGATATTGCAGTTCAGCTTCACGGATGACTCGCACGAAGCATCGACTGCGGGTTTGCTGGATGCTTCGCTCACACCccccgtcgcggccgacgatgcgagCGAAGGCTCAACCCTGGAGATTATAGTCGCAACTTCGCCCGAGATCAGCATCAATACGGCCGATGGCGGACAggaggcgccgacgatgtcCTTCAAGGCCTCTTCGCATTCGCATTCCGCGCGCGATTCGCCTTGGAGCACGTACCGTGACGAGGACAGCCTGGCTTTCCACTTCACCCCGTGGCTGTATGCCGATTCTTCTCAGTTCATTAGCATGGGCGACATGGGGTACTATGACACGCAACCCGCCATGGGCGAGTCGCGGAGCATGGCGTGGTGGGAGGGGGACAACTTCAGCAACATCATGTTCAATCACTTTTAG
- a CDS encoding uncharacterized protein (EggNog:ENOG503P0FZ~COG:K): MAQIPSSTIMAPPPPEDGASSRGRRRSHHACLNCRRKKTRCPGEKPACSSCLRLRQSCSYPAATRTSHGDRSDERLAHLEEKLDILLSGSLASSHATRQEHALEEAADTSEKSHSATPPGPELNRPQSHGRLPSVMPESDESSLRPSPSDIAVGVGLYFKYCHRQPIWCFSREDVSDYSTLPGELACSIMVLTSRFSEKRDQLQRYGDSAKHLVMLRLASGTVDLTTIESMCLLSYSSFIDGNFHLGQFHLGLAFQLCRTAMLDLESVYTVDDPNTERKKRLFWSLQLLEQFYGRQNGLLSIPTDRWRPYHTQSQSSDRGELDHKAPPLPRDELGCADPDESGIWNTSVHLAWVWSQVRKYVSNCAHNILKEPWRHDSMYAKVLSDFMEIENRIPICHRYDSAKFYKRKVEELKVNRDYWAPWLKEQFTYHAIPTVLNHPFLYIVGAQHNPNLAIPNTFWRRSSELALLHATWIARMIDMAVDKQVPLADPFFGHAAAIAATVHLYYCCAAAPRLKYKSNTDFVKCKRFLKRFVHTSAACKALV, from the exons ATGGCCCAGATTCCGTCAAGCAccatcatggcgccgccgccgccagaggaCGGGGCCAGCTCTCGCGGGAGACGGCGGTCTCACCACGCCTGCCTCAATTGCAG GCGAAAGAAGACGCGCTGTCCCGGCGAAAAGCCAGCCTGTTCCAGCTGTCTTCGGCTGAGGCAGTCTTGCTCGTATCCCGCTGCCACGCGAACATCGCACGGCGACCGATCG GACGAGAGGCTCGCGCACttggaggagaagctggaTATCCTTCTCAGCGGCAGCTT GGCGAGCAGCCATGCCACACGACAAGAACACGCACTcgaagaggccgccgacacgTCGGAAAAGTCACactcggccacgccgcctgGCCCTGAGCTCAACAGGCCCCAGAGCCATGGCCGTCTCCCCTCTGTGATGCCTGAGTCGGACGAGTCAAGTCTGCGGCCCAGCCCGTCGGACATTGCCGTTGGCGTTGGTCTTTACTTCAAGTACTGCCACAGGCAACCGATATGGTGCTTCTCGCGTGAAGATGTCAGCGACTACAGCACCCTCCCCGGAGAGCTTGCCTGCAGTATTATGGTACTGACGTCCCGGTTCTCAGAAAAACGGGACCAGCTGCAGCGTTACGGCGACAGCGCGAAGCATCTCGTCATGCTTCGCCTTGCAAGTGGCACGGTGGACCTGACCACCATTGAGAGCATGTGCCTGCTCTCCTACTCGTCTTTTATAG ATGGAAACTTTCACCTCGGCCAGTTtcatctcggcctcgcgtTCCAGCTTTGCCGGACAGCCATGCTGGACTTGGAGTCGGTGTATACCGTGGACGACCCAAACACagaaaggaagaagaggctcTTCTGGAGCCTTCAGCTTCTGGAACAGTTTTATGGCCGTCAGAATGGGCTCTTGAGCATCCCCACGGACAGATGGCGACCGTACCACACGCAATCGCAGAGCAGTGATCGAGGGGAGCTGGACCATAAGGCGCCACCGTTACCACGAGACGAGCTTGGGTGCGCAGACCCCGACGAGTCCGGGATCTGGAACACGAGCGTGCATCTGGCATGGGTCTGGAGCCAGGTGCGCAAGTACGTTTCCAACTGCGCCCACAACATTCTCAAGGAGCCGTGGCGCCACGACTCCATGTACGCCAAGGTGCTCTCCGATTTCATGGAAATTGAGAATAGGATCCCCATATGCCACCGCTACGACTCTGCCAAATTCTACAAGCGCAAGGTGGAAGAACTAAAGGTTAACCGGGACTACTGGGCGCCATGGCTGAAGGAGCAGTTTACATACCACGCCATCCCCACGGTCTTGAACCACCCGTTCCTGTACATTGTCGGCGCACAGCACAACCCCAACTTGGCCATTCCAAATACGTTTTGGAGGCGATCTTCCGAGCTGGCCCTCCTTCATGCCACATGGATTGCTCGCATGATCGACATGGCCGTCGACAAACAGGTGCCGCTCGCGGACCCCTTCTTTGGCCATgcggccgccatcgcagCCACAGTGCATCTGTACTACTGCTGTGCAGCCGCTCCCAGGCTCAAGTACAAGTCCAACACGGATTTCGTGAAGTGCAAGAGATTCCTGAAGCGATTCGTGCACACTTCTGCTGCCTGCAAGGCCCTGGTATGA
- a CDS encoding uncharacterized protein (EggNog:ENOG503P0FZ~COG:K): MPESDESSLRPSPSDIAVGVGLYFKYCHRQPIWCFSREDVSDYSTLPGELACSIMVLTSRFSEKRDQLQRYGDSAKHLVMLRLASGTVDLTTIESMCLLSYSSFIDGNFHLGQFHLGLAFQLCRTAMLDLESVYTVDDPNTERKKRLFWSLQLLEQFYGRQNGLLSIPTDRWRPYHTQSQSSDRGELDHKAPPLPRDELGCADPDESGIWNTSVHLAWVWSQVRKYVSNCAHNILKEPWRHDSMYAKVLSDFMEIENRIPICHRYDSAKFYKRKVEELKVNRDYWAPWLKEQFTYHAIPTVLNHPFLYIVGAQHNPNLAIPNTFWRRSSELALLHATWIARMIDMAVDKQVPLADPFFGHAAAIAATVHLYYCCAAAPRLKYKSNTDFVKCKRFLKRFVHTSAACKALDRNLDKMTRMAAGPESMDMEDWMPSKIYLSVPLMWEILQFSFTDDSHEASTAGLLDASLTPPVAADDASEGSTLEIIVATSPEISINTADGGQEAPTMSFKASSHSHSARDSPWSTYRDEDSLAFHFTPWLYADSSQFISMGDMGYYDTQPAMGESRSMAWWEGDNFSNIMFNHF; this comes from the exons ATGCCTGAGTCGGACGAGTCAAGTCTGCGGCCCAGCCCGTCGGACATTGCCGTTGGCGTTGGTCTTTACTTCAAGTACTGCCACAGGCAACCGATATGGTGCTTCTCGCGTGAAGATGTCAGCGACTACAGCACCCTCCCCGGAGAGCTTGCCTGCAGTATTATGGTACTGACGTCCCGGTTCTCAGAAAAACGGGACCAGCTGCAGCGTTACGGCGACAGCGCGAAGCATCTCGTCATGCTTCGCCTTGCAAGTGGCACGGTGGACCTGACCACCATTGAGAGCATGTGCCTGCTCTCCTACTCGTCTTTTATAG ATGGAAACTTTCACCTCGGCCAGTTtcatctcggcctcgcgtTCCAGCTTTGCCGGACAGCCATGCTGGACTTGGAGTCGGTGTATACCGTGGACGACCCAAACACagaaaggaagaagaggctcTTCTGGAGCCTTCAGCTTCTGGAACAGTTTTATGGCCGTCAGAATGGGCTCTTGAGCATCCCCACGGACAGATGGCGACCGTACCACACGCAATCGCAGAGCAGTGATCGAGGGGAGCTGGACCATAAGGCGCCACCGTTACCACGAGACGAGCTTGGGTGCGCAGACCCCGACGAGTCCGGGATCTGGAACACGAGCGTGCATCTGGCATGGGTCTGGAGCCAGGTGCGCAAGTACGTTTCCAACTGCGCCCACAACATTCTCAAGGAGCCGTGGCGCCACGACTCCATGTACGCCAAGGTGCTCTCCGATTTCATGGAAATTGAGAATAGGATCCCCATATGCCACCGCTACGACTCTGCCAAATTCTACAAGCGCAAGGTGGAAGAACTAAAGGTTAACCGGGACTACTGGGCGCCATGGCTGAAGGAGCAGTTTACATACCACGCCATCCCCACGGTCTTGAACCACCCGTTCCTGTACATTGTCGGCGCACAGCACAACCCCAACTTGGCCATTCCAAATACGTTTTGGAGGCGATCTTCCGAGCTGGCCCTCCTTCATGCCACATGGATTGCTCGCATGATCGACATGGCCGTCGACAAACAGGTGCCGCTCGCGGACCCCTTCTTTGGCCATgcggccgccatcgcagCCACAGTGCATCTGTACTACTGCTGTGCAGCCGCTCCCAGGCTCAAGTACAAGTCCAACACGGATTTCGTGAAGTGCAAGAGATTCCTGAAGCGATTCGTGCACACTTCTGCTGCCTGCAAGGCCCTG GATCGCAACCTCGATAAGATGACCCGAATGGCGGCGGGTCCTGAGAgcatggacatggaggaCTGGATGCCCTCGAAGATTTATCTCAGCGTGCCCCTGATGTGGGAGATATTGCAGTTCAGCTTCACGGATGACTCGCACGAAGCATCGACTGCGGGTTTGCTGGATGCTTCGCTCACACCccccgtcgcggccgacgatgcgagCGAAGGCTCAACCCTGGAGATTATAGTCGCAACTTCGCCCGAGATCAGCATCAATACGGCCGATGGCGGACAggaggcgccgacgatgtcCTTCAAGGCCTCTTCGCATTCGCATTCCGCGCGCGATTCGCCTTGGAGCACGTACCGTGACGAGGACAGCCTGGCTTTCCACTTCACCCCGTGGCTGTATGCCGATTCTTCTCAGTTCATTAGCATGGGCGACATGGGGTACTATGACACGCAACCCGCCATGGGCGAGTCGCGGAGCATGGCGTGGTGGGAGGGGGACAACTTCAGCAACATCATGTTCAATCACTTTTAG